The nucleotide window CCGAGATAAACCTGGGTGAAGACCAGACCGGCCAATACGAAGTCAATCGCTAGAAAGCCTTTCGGCAACGCAGTCGCATCTTTTTGGCGAGCTACATAGCGCCATCCGGTGAGCAACGACAGGACTCCAGCCAGGGACCAACCGAGCGTGCTGTGGTAATTAAGAATGTCGCGCGAGGCTCCGTAAGGATTGGCGAGCCCAGCCTCAATTTGTCCGAAGATAATCGCTACAAAGATTGCAATAGTCGCGACAATCAGATTCCAGAAGCTGACTTCGAACAGGTTTTTCTTTTTTGTGATCACTCCGATGACGTCGAAAACGACTGTAA belongs to Synechococcus sp. WH 7805 and includes:
- a CDS encoding DUF2231 domain-containing protein; this translates as MLGLLPPLNDKNLPWLDVIHPIVVHFVISMALITVVFDVIGVITKKKNLFEVSFWNLIVATIAIFVAIIFGQIEAGLANPYGASRDILNYHSTLGWSLAGVLSLLTGWRYVARQKDATALPKGFLAIDFVLAGLVFTQVYLGDKLVWVYGLHTVPVVEAIRNGVVS